One genomic segment of Photobacterium sp. DA100 includes these proteins:
- the uvrC gene encoding excinuclease ABC subunit UvrC, with the protein MSERFDAKSFLKTVTHQPGVYRMYDLADEVIYVGKAKDLKKRLSSYFRVNVAGEKTRALVKNIAKVDVTVTHTETEALILEHNYIKLYLPKYNVLLRDDKSYPYIFLSASAHPRLSMHRGAKKRKGEYFGPYPDGGAVRESLHLLQKIFPIRQCEDSVYANRSRPCLMYQIGRCLGPCVKGLVSDEDYEEQVNYVRLFLKGKDRQVITSMVEKMEQASQQLAFEKAATYRDQIQALRRVQEQQFVSHDSDDDLDVIGIAYENGMACIHALYIRQGKILGSRSYFPKMPLDAEITEVLSSFVTQFYLNQAEGRVLPSEILLGEALGDEQVVIAQTLTELAGRKIVIKSHTRGNKAKFQRLAQTNARTALTSKLSHRMTVHQRFTALREALQLNRLERMECFDISHTMGEKTVASCVVFNQDGPLKQEYRRYNITGITGGDDYAAMAQALARRYGSQVDPDRIPDIIFIDGGRGQLSRAYDVVNPLMAEWPKRSLLVGVAKGTTRKPGLETLLLTTGEEFSMPADSPALHLIQHIRDESHNHAISGHRAQRAKVRKRSALEDIEGIGPKRRQALLKYMGGLQELKKASREEIAKVPGISRAMAEKIYDALNH; encoded by the coding sequence GTGTCGGAACGGTTTGACGCAAAAAGTTTTCTAAAAACTGTGACTCATCAGCCAGGTGTATACCGAATGTATGACCTGGCTGATGAGGTTATCTATGTCGGTAAGGCCAAAGATCTTAAAAAGCGTCTTTCTAGCTACTTCCGGGTGAATGTGGCGGGGGAGAAGACCCGCGCCTTGGTTAAAAATATTGCCAAGGTTGATGTCACCGTTACGCATACCGAAACGGAAGCTCTGATCCTTGAGCACAACTACATCAAGCTTTACCTGCCGAAATACAATGTCCTGCTCCGGGACGACAAGTCTTACCCTTACATTTTCCTCAGTGCCTCCGCTCACCCTCGTCTGTCGATGCATCGCGGTGCCAAGAAGCGCAAAGGCGAGTATTTCGGGCCCTACCCGGACGGTGGTGCTGTTAGGGAAAGCTTGCATCTGTTGCAGAAAATTTTTCCCATTCGCCAGTGTGAAGACTCAGTTTACGCCAACCGCAGCCGCCCATGCCTGATGTATCAGATTGGTCGGTGCCTTGGTCCGTGTGTTAAAGGGCTGGTGAGTGACGAAGATTACGAAGAGCAGGTCAACTATGTCCGGCTGTTCTTGAAAGGCAAAGACCGCCAAGTGATCACGTCGATGGTCGAAAAAATGGAGCAGGCAAGCCAGCAATTGGCCTTTGAGAAGGCGGCGACCTACCGAGATCAGATCCAGGCGCTAAGGCGCGTACAGGAACAGCAGTTTGTCAGCCACGATAGTGATGATGACCTGGACGTGATCGGCATCGCCTACGAAAATGGCATGGCCTGTATCCATGCGCTCTATATACGCCAAGGTAAGATTTTGGGCAGCCGCAGCTATTTCCCGAAGATGCCGCTCGATGCCGAGATAACAGAAGTGTTGTCCAGTTTTGTTACCCAGTTTTACCTCAACCAAGCCGAGGGCAGGGTGCTCCCGAGTGAGATCCTGCTGGGTGAGGCGCTCGGTGACGAGCAGGTTGTGATAGCGCAGACGTTGACCGAGCTGGCCGGGCGCAAAATCGTCATCAAATCCCATACTCGTGGCAATAAAGCCAAGTTCCAGCGGTTGGCGCAGACCAACGCCAGAACGGCGCTTACGAGCAAACTCAGCCATCGGATGACCGTCCATCAGCGCTTCACTGCCTTGCGTGAAGCGCTGCAGCTCAATCGCCTTGAGCGCATGGAATGTTTTGATATCAGTCACACCATGGGAGAGAAGACAGTTGCTTCCTGCGTGGTGTTCAATCAGGATGGACCGCTGAAGCAAGAGTATCGTCGCTATAACATCACCGGCATTACCGGCGGTGATGACTATGCTGCGATGGCACAAGCTTTAGCGCGTCGATATGGCTCACAAGTCGATCCGGATAGAATTCCTGATATTATTTTTATCGATGGGGGTAGAGGTCAGCTGTCAAGAGCGTATGATGTAGTTAATCCATTGATGGCAGAGTGGCCCAAGCGGTCGCTCTTGGTCGGGGTGGCGAAAGGAACGACCCGAAAGCCAGGGCTGGAAACGTTGTTGCTTACAACAGGCGAAGAGTTTTCAATGCCGGCAGATTCCCCAGCGTTGCATTTAATTCAACATATCAGGGATGAAAGCCACAATCATGCAATCAGTGGTCACCGTGCCCAGCGTGCAAAAGTAAGAAAACGTAGTGCTTTGGAAGACATCGAGGGTATCGGCCCCAAACGCCGCCAAGCATTGCTCAAATATATGGGTGGCCTACAGGAACTGAAAAAAGCTAGCAGAGAAGAAATTGCCAAGGTGCCGGGCATCAGTCGTGCGATGGCAGAAAAAATCTATGACGCACTGAATCATTAG
- a CDS encoding ABC transporter ATP-binding protein, which translates to MSIQFTDFSFKYWALQQPTLKNINLTINKGEKVVIVGPSGSGKSTLGQCLNGLIPFSVKGDITGSLKINGKETQQMDLHQCTSMVGTVLQDTDGQFVGLSIGEDIAFALENQMIAPGPMRQVVEETAAMMDLDDMLHLSPFDLSGGQKQRVSLAGVMVDDVDILLFDEPLASLDPKTGKSTIEIIDRLHRETGKTVVIIEHRLEDVLHCHADRIILMERGEIVANMTPDELLASPLLVQHGIREPLYLSALKAAGCDIDQADKPAYLSTLDIARFKPQVLNWFQQSDMVTAESKEAPLLEVKNLSYSYDNQRQTLDGVSFTVNQGEFVSILGKNGSGKSTITRLIMGVLEPDSGSICFEGHDLAARSIFERSQDIGIVLQNPNHMISHHMIFDEVASGLRNRGVPESEVEAKVLETLKLCGLDRYRHWPIDALSYGQKKRVTIATILVLEPKLLILDEPTAGQDYHHYTAMMGFIKELNQKLGITILIISHDMHLVLEYTQRAIVIADSKLLADSAVNEVFSQPALLEQANLTVTSLYTLASSLGIERIDHFIRCFINHEAGSLS; encoded by the coding sequence ATGTCTATTCAGTTTACTGACTTCTCATTCAAATACTGGGCGCTGCAACAGCCAACCCTGAAGAACATCAACCTAACAATAAATAAAGGCGAAAAGGTTGTTATTGTTGGCCCAAGCGGTAGCGGCAAGTCGACGTTGGGCCAATGCTTGAATGGCTTGATTCCTTTCTCGGTCAAAGGCGACATCACCGGCAGCCTTAAAATCAACGGTAAAGAAACCCAGCAGATGGATCTTCACCAGTGTACCAGTATGGTGGGAACGGTCCTGCAAGACACCGATGGCCAGTTTGTCGGCTTGAGCATCGGCGAAGACATCGCCTTTGCCCTGGAAAACCAGATGATTGCTCCGGGCCCGATGCGCCAAGTGGTTGAAGAGACAGCCGCAATGATGGATCTCGACGATATGCTACACCTGTCGCCTTTCGACCTCAGTGGCGGCCAGAAGCAGCGCGTATCGCTGGCAGGGGTGATGGTCGACGATGTCGACATTCTTCTGTTCGACGAACCGCTCGCGAGTTTGGATCCGAAAACGGGCAAGTCAACCATCGAAATAATCGACCGCCTGCACCGCGAGACCGGCAAAACTGTAGTTATTATCGAGCACCGACTTGAAGATGTGCTGCACTGCCATGCCGACCGTATTATCCTGATGGAGCGCGGCGAAATTGTTGCCAACATGACACCCGACGAGCTGCTGGCAAGCCCACTACTGGTCCAGCACGGGATCCGCGAGCCCCTGTATCTTTCTGCATTGAAAGCAGCCGGCTGTGACATCGACCAAGCGGATAAACCCGCCTACCTGTCGACACTCGATATCGCCCGTTTCAAGCCGCAGGTACTCAACTGGTTCCAGCAAAGTGACATGGTCACGGCTGAATCTAAAGAGGCGCCCCTCCTCGAGGTCAAAAACCTCAGCTACTCCTACGATAATCAGCGCCAGACCCTCGACGGTGTCAGCTTTACCGTCAACCAAGGCGAGTTTGTCTCGATCCTCGGCAAGAACGGTTCAGGCAAGTCGACGATCACCCGTTTGATTATGGGCGTATTGGAGCCGGACAGCGGGAGCATTTGCTTTGAAGGGCATGACCTAGCCGCGCGTTCCATTTTCGAGCGAAGCCAAGACATTGGTATTGTGCTGCAGAACCCAAACCACATGATTTCCCACCATATGATTTTCGATGAAGTCGCTTCCGGCCTGCGCAACCGCGGGGTGCCAGAAAGCGAAGTCGAGGCCAAGGTACTGGAGACTTTGAAGCTGTGCGGGCTGGATCGCTACCGCCACTGGCCTATTGACGCTTTAAGCTACGGCCAGAAAAAGCGGGTCACCATCGCAACTATCTTGGTACTGGAGCCTAAGCTGCTGATCCTCGATGAGCCAACCGCGGGCCAGGATTACCACCACTACACGGCCATGATGGGCTTTATCAAGGAGCTCAACCAAAAGCTGGGGATCACCATTTTGATCATTTCCCACGATATGCATTTGGTGCTTGAATACACCCAGCGCGCGATCGTCATCGCCGACAGCAAGTTGCTGGCCGATTCTGCCGTCAACGAGGTGTTCAGCCAGCCGGCCTTGCTGGAACAAGCCAACCTGACAGTAACCAGTTTGTATACACTGGCCAGTAGCTTGGGTATCGAACGTATTGATCACTTTATTCGTTGCTTCATTAACCATGAGGCAGGCTCACTTTCATGA
- a CDS encoding helix-turn-helix transcriptional regulator, whose product MLSYDYGCEVIAFNIKQRRETIGLTQSKLAESINVSRKTILDIESNKTSLKVKTLLQIADSLGCRVCELMHEQCQPRPLGDNILKMLADGGLKIVSAQEGGHK is encoded by the coding sequence ATGTTATCTTATGATTACGGCTGTGAAGTAATCGCATTTAATATAAAGCAACGTAGGGAAACAATAGGCTTAACCCAGTCAAAGCTTGCGGAATCCATTAATGTATCCAGAAAAACGATACTCGATATCGAATCCAACAAAACCTCACTTAAAGTCAAGACTCTGCTCCAGATTGCTGACAGCCTTGGTTGTCGCGTTTGTGAATTGATGCATGAGCAATGTCAGCCACGCCCTTTGGGCGATAACATACTGAAAATGCTAGCAGACGGTGGGTTGAAAATAGTCAGTGCGCAGGAGGGAGGGCATAAATAA
- a CDS encoding helix-turn-helix transcriptional regulator, with product MQPNSYEPEFLAHRIKTLREFRGKTQVQVAKCINVSRRTYIDIESNKADIKLSTLYRICDCLKCEVADLLGIQSKDKGMGERIIEIFESNGLMVVNIPEV from the coding sequence ATGCAACCTAATAGTTATGAGCCTGAGTTCCTAGCCCATAGAATAAAAACCCTCAGAGAGTTTCGTGGTAAAACACAAGTTCAAGTTGCAAAATGTATTAATGTATCAAGAAGAACTTATATAGACATCGAGTCTAATAAAGCAGACATAAAATTATCAACTCTTTACCGTATTTGTGATTGTCTAAAATGTGAGGTCGCCGATCTGTTAGGCATCCAAAGCAAAGATAAAGGTATGGGTGAGAGAATTATTGAAATTTTTGAGAGCAATGGACTCATGGTCGTGAATATCCCCGAGGTGTAA
- the pgsA gene encoding CDP-diacylglycerol--glycerol-3-phosphate 3-phosphatidyltransferase, translated as MRLTIPNILSFIRLILIPFFVITFYLPYSWSPFATALIFLIAGVTDWFDGYLARKLNQTTRFGAFIDPVADKVMVAAAMVLVVEHYNSVWVTIPAITMIGREIIISALREWMAELGKRSSVAVSWVGKVKTASQMIALIVLLWHPNEWLVWIGYIALYVAMILTYWSMYIYLKAAKHDLLNSEDL; from the coding sequence ATGCGTTTAACAATCCCGAACATTCTAAGTTTTATACGGCTCATTTTGATTCCATTTTTTGTGATCACCTTTTATCTGCCGTATAGCTGGTCCCCTTTTGCGACAGCATTGATTTTCTTGATTGCTGGCGTAACCGACTGGTTTGATGGCTACTTGGCTCGTAAACTAAACCAGACAACACGTTTTGGTGCCTTTATCGACCCGGTAGCGGATAAGGTTATGGTCGCTGCGGCGATGGTTTTGGTGGTTGAGCATTATAATTCGGTGTGGGTAACCATACCGGCAATCACTATGATTGGTCGCGAGATCATTATCTCTGCCTTGCGGGAGTGGATGGCTGAATTAGGCAAGCGCTCGAGTGTTGCCGTGTCCTGGGTCGGTAAGGTAAAGACTGCTTCTCAGATGATCGCGTTAATTGTCCTGCTATGGCATCCAAACGAGTGGTTAGTTTGGATTGGTTACATTGCCTTGTATGTTGCGATGATCCTGACCTACTGGTCGATGTATATTTACCTCAAGGCCGCCAAGCATGATTTGCTGAACTCGGAAGACCTGTGA
- a CDS encoding family 16 glycosylhydrolase encodes MRNNSILTPSLLLVSSISLAAPPEGKGNHTEIISAPSFSDTLTSFDAGHWQAADGWANGSPFLNAWSSTALDFSTDGMAIVLSDDPLLGYYYTSGELRTTDFYGYGCYEVEMRPAAVSGVVSAFFTFMGPYDNVQGGNGHHNEIDIEFLGNDTSVVQLNFWTNDDQYANGHEQIIELGFDASKSFNQYAFDWSESGINWYINKKLVYSVISTSNDPTPKVSDGTQKIMMNMWPVDATASGWAGEFTYPVMPILGQFKNVRFTEGSYCTFDYPEPSLPSPSNSLAISSHNISLNIKATQASATVTVTDSSGQTIEGVSVTGKWSGVVSDGDEEKITEQTGSALFYSRRSRSASGTYQFCVTSLSKAGYSWSASNVDLTCSEVDIP; translated from the coding sequence ATGCGCAATAACTCCATATTAACACCTTCGCTATTGCTAGTTTCCAGTATCAGCCTAGCCGCTCCTCCAGAAGGAAAAGGAAACCATACTGAAATCATTTCAGCTCCAAGTTTCAGTGACACACTGACGTCATTTGATGCCGGGCATTGGCAGGCCGCTGATGGATGGGCTAACGGTTCGCCATTCTTAAACGCGTGGTCTTCAACAGCCTTGGATTTTAGCACTGACGGTATGGCCATAGTGCTAAGTGATGACCCGTTGCTGGGGTATTACTACACATCAGGCGAACTGCGAACCACTGATTTTTACGGCTACGGGTGCTATGAAGTAGAAATGCGGCCAGCAGCTGTCAGTGGCGTTGTCAGTGCCTTTTTTACCTTTATGGGCCCTTACGATAATGTCCAGGGGGGCAATGGCCATCACAATGAAATCGATATTGAGTTTTTGGGTAATGATACCAGTGTGGTTCAGCTTAACTTTTGGACCAACGATGATCAGTATGCCAATGGTCACGAGCAAATCATAGAGCTGGGTTTTGATGCCTCAAAGTCATTTAACCAATATGCCTTTGACTGGTCGGAATCGGGGATTAACTGGTATATCAATAAAAAACTGGTGTATAGCGTTATCAGTACATCCAATGACCCTACCCCGAAAGTTTCAGACGGCACTCAAAAGATAATGATGAATATGTGGCCCGTGGATGCCACCGCTTCGGGTTGGGCCGGTGAATTTACCTACCCCGTGATGCCTATTCTAGGGCAATTCAAAAATGTACGTTTTACTGAAGGGAGTTATTGTACCTTTGACTATCCAGAACCTTCACTGCCATCGCCGTCTAACAGCCTAGCGATCTCTAGCCACAACATCTCACTGAATATTAAGGCAACCCAAGCTTCAGCAACCGTAACAGTCACTGATAGCAGCGGGCAAACAATTGAAGGCGTTAGTGTTACCGGTAAATGGTCTGGCGTCGTTAGCGATGGTGATGAAGAAAAAATCACAGAACAGACGGGTTCGGCATTATTCTACTCTCGGCGTAGCCGTTCAGCCTCTGGTACCTACCAGTTTTGTGTCACAAGCTTATCCAAAGCGGGCTATTCATGGTCTGCGAGCAATGTAGATCTAACATGCTCAGAGGTTGACATTCCATAG
- a CDS encoding SIS domain-containing protein, which yields MDLNQVIPNIRMRLPSLTRTEQSIAENFLKPHFLQKSTSIKEVAERLGVSTALIVKVSKKLGFSGFKQLKDALNAQHQSETYLPSEQLEPDDSCEQIITKVLQNSINALTEILNFVDAKMVSAAADAIVNAKNIELYAAGGSTIICEDFQHKLLRFGMRASVPRDRHLMLMSASVLSSEDVVLVVSHSGQTVDLMDAVRLAKQSGAKIISITNNYHAELSLLSDYPLYAPASPEPLLGKNGTARLVKLAMIDSLYATIAGKIPEQVDENLEKTTKAVALLHR from the coding sequence GTGGATCTAAACCAAGTAATTCCAAATATTCGCATGCGCCTTCCCTCGCTCACCCGTACCGAGCAGTCGATCGCGGAAAACTTTTTAAAGCCGCACTTCTTACAAAAGTCTACATCTATCAAAGAAGTTGCCGAGCGGTTGGGCGTTTCTACCGCCTTAATTGTGAAGGTATCGAAAAAGCTTGGGTTCAGTGGCTTCAAGCAATTGAAAGATGCCCTCAATGCCCAGCACCAGTCTGAGACCTACCTACCAAGCGAACAGCTAGAGCCGGACGACTCCTGCGAGCAAATCATTACCAAAGTACTGCAAAATTCTATCAATGCCCTGACTGAAATACTCAATTTCGTCGACGCCAAAATGGTCAGCGCAGCAGCAGATGCCATCGTCAATGCCAAGAACATTGAACTCTATGCCGCTGGCGGCTCAACCATTATCTGTGAAGACTTCCAACATAAGCTACTACGGTTTGGTATGCGTGCGTCTGTGCCGCGCGATAGGCACTTGATGCTCATGTCGGCCAGCGTGCTGAGCAGCGAGGATGTGGTGCTGGTTGTCTCTCATTCAGGCCAAACCGTTGACTTGATGGATGCTGTTCGCTTAGCCAAGCAGTCAGGTGCCAAAATCATTTCAATCACCAATAACTACCATGCCGAGCTTTCCCTGCTGTCTGACTATCCGTTGTATGCCCCAGCGTCTCCCGAACCACTGCTGGGCAAAAACGGGACCGCGCGTTTAGTCAAGTTGGCAATGATTGATAGCCTATACGCCACCATCGCAGGCAAGATCCCGGAGCAGGTCGACGAGAACCTCGAGAAAACAACCAAGGCTGTTGCCCTTCTCCATCGATAA
- a CDS encoding ECF-type riboflavin transporter substrate-binding protein produces MNLSAKTVVLIAIGAALYGIGGLPMFGIPVFANTTLKPAMAVLALFGVLFGPLVGFLVGFIGHWVTDLFAGWGVWVTWVLGSGIVGLVIGLYPKITKERIEKGLFSNIDFCLFVLLAFIGNVVGYGCSAFLDAVLYAEPFTKVLAQLTIIAAGNTVLIAIVGHFILSAVAKRKQQSYNLIEAE; encoded by the coding sequence ATGAATCTCTCTGCCAAGACAGTTGTGCTCATTGCAATCGGTGCAGCCTTATATGGTATTGGTGGTTTACCTATGTTTGGTATTCCTGTCTTTGCAAATACCACTCTCAAACCCGCCATGGCAGTACTTGCCTTGTTCGGCGTGTTATTCGGCCCTCTCGTTGGCTTTCTTGTCGGGTTCATCGGCCACTGGGTCACCGACCTCTTCGCCGGCTGGGGCGTATGGGTAACTTGGGTTCTCGGCTCAGGGATCGTCGGCCTGGTCATTGGCCTATATCCCAAAATAACCAAAGAGAGAATTGAAAAAGGGCTGTTCTCCAACATTGACTTCTGCTTGTTCGTGCTCCTGGCTTTCATCGGCAATGTCGTGGGCTATGGCTGCTCGGCCTTCCTTGACGCGGTGCTGTACGCCGAACCGTTTACTAAGGTGCTGGCACAGCTAACGATCATTGCTGCCGGGAACACGGTACTGATCGCCATTGTCGGCCACTTCATCCTGAGCGCTGTCGCAAAGCGCAAGCAGCAAAGCTACAACCTGATCGAGGCAGAATAA
- the uvrY gene encoding UvrY/SirA/GacA family response regulator transcription factor, whose translation MINVFLVDDHELVRTGIRRLLEDVRGIKVVGEADSGEEAVKWCRNSHADIILMDMNMPGIGGLEATRKILRFSPDVKIIVLTIHTENPFPTKVMQAGAAGYLTKGAGPDEMINAIRMVNSGQRYISPEIAQQMALSQFAPDSENPFKDLSERELQIMMMITKGQKVTDISEQLNLSPKTVNSYRYRLFNKLDINGDVELTHLAIRHGMLDTETL comes from the coding sequence TTGATTAATGTATTCCTTGTAGATGATCACGAACTGGTTCGCACAGGGATCCGACGTCTGCTTGAAGATGTCCGTGGTATAAAAGTGGTAGGGGAAGCCGACAGTGGTGAAGAAGCCGTAAAATGGTGCCGTAATTCTCATGCGGATATCATTCTTATGGATATGAATATGCCTGGTATCGGTGGCCTTGAAGCGACACGTAAAATTTTGCGCTTTAGTCCTGATGTCAAAATTATCGTTTTGACCATTCACACAGAAAACCCGTTTCCGACTAAGGTGATGCAAGCAGGCGCTGCAGGCTACCTGACCAAAGGTGCCGGCCCTGACGAAATGATTAATGCCATTCGCATGGTCAACAGTGGACAGCGTTATATTTCACCAGAAATCGCGCAGCAGATGGCATTGAGCCAGTTTGCACCAGATTCGGAAAACCCTTTTAAAGATCTTTCTGAGCGTGAACTACAGATCATGATGATGATCACCAAAGGGCAGAAAGTGACCGATATTTCAGAGCAACTGAATCTGAGCCCGAAAACTGTGAACAGCTATCGTTACCGTTTATTCAATAAACTGGATATCAACGGTGATGTAGAGCTTACCCACCTTGCTATCCGCCATGGAATGTTAGACACAGAGACGTTGTAG
- a CDS encoding sucrose-6-phosphate hydrolase, which produces MKTATATADQRYINDVLAIAMNMSSQSNNDPFRPAWHFSPPFGLLNDPNGLAHFNDEFHLFYQWNPKACQHGAKAWGHATSKDLINWSHQPLALAPTEPYETHGCYSGSGLVVDGKLELFYTGNVKFEQGGRTAYQCRATLEAGKQVEKQGIVLTLPEGYSGHVRDPKVWQYQDAFYMVLGAEDLNYRGKVLAYRSDDLQAWEMIGEIFGDGVGNQQSDDFMLECPDLFPLADRHVLITCPKNWQDTGGNKVETFDVTYHIGDFNHHKATFEHDNGVLMDHGFDFYAPQTFEDESGRRILFGWMGKPDEFEPYQPTIELGWIHQMTCARELTLRDNTLVQTPVRELEGLRQNKQGFTGLNQQFIGLSAELMLESLKEADIKLEIASDFYIESSQSGLVTWRKNLKTAEWESIAWQGTVSSLRLLRDHSSIEVFINSGVAVSTSRFFGLGLGKEKNVGFALSSNKEIVATHWQLSA; this is translated from the coding sequence ATGAAGACTGCTACTGCTACTGCAGATCAGCGATACATCAATGACGTACTCGCCATAGCCATGAACATGTCATCACAGTCCAACAATGATCCATTCCGCCCGGCTTGGCATTTCTCTCCGCCGTTTGGTCTACTCAACGATCCCAACGGACTGGCCCATTTCAACGACGAGTTCCACCTTTTCTACCAGTGGAACCCCAAAGCCTGCCAGCACGGTGCCAAAGCTTGGGGCCATGCCACCAGTAAAGATCTGATCAATTGGTCACACCAACCGTTAGCCCTCGCGCCAACCGAGCCGTACGAGACCCATGGCTGCTATTCAGGATCAGGCCTGGTAGTTGACGGAAAACTAGAGCTTTTCTACACCGGCAATGTCAAATTTGAACAAGGCGGAAGAACCGCTTACCAATGCCGGGCGACCCTCGAAGCAGGCAAACAGGTAGAGAAACAAGGCATCGTGTTAACCCTGCCTGAAGGCTATAGCGGCCATGTTCGTGATCCTAAAGTCTGGCAATACCAAGATGCCTTTTACATGGTGCTCGGTGCCGAAGATCTCAACTACCGTGGCAAGGTATTGGCCTACCGCTCTGACGATCTCCAGGCTTGGGAGATGATCGGTGAGATCTTTGGCGATGGCGTAGGCAATCAGCAATCCGATGACTTCATGCTCGAATGCCCCGACCTGTTCCCTCTGGCTGACAGACATGTACTGATCACCTGCCCGAAAAACTGGCAGGATACAGGTGGCAATAAAGTCGAAACCTTCGATGTGACTTACCATATCGGTGACTTCAATCACCACAAAGCAACCTTCGAGCATGACAACGGTGTTTTGATGGATCACGGCTTCGATTTTTATGCCCCGCAGACCTTCGAAGATGAATCAGGCCGTCGCATACTGTTTGGCTGGATGGGCAAACCGGACGAATTCGAGCCTTACCAGCCGACTATCGAACTGGGTTGGATCCACCAGATGACCTGCGCCCGCGAGCTGACTCTTCGTGACAATACCCTTGTCCAGACCCCGGTTAGAGAGCTGGAGGGCCTTCGCCAAAATAAGCAAGGTTTTACCGGTCTCAACCAGCAATTCATCGGTCTATCAGCCGAGCTGATGCTCGAAAGCTTAAAGGAAGCGGACATCAAGCTAGAAATCGCCAGCGATTTCTATATCGAGTCCAGTCAAAGCGGGCTCGTCACCTGGCGTAAAAACCTCAAGACCGCCGAGTGGGAATCTATCGCTTGGCAGGGAACAGTAAGTTCACTTCGCCTGCTGCGTGATCACTCTTCAATTGAAGTTTTTATCAACAGCGGTGTTGCCGTGTCGACATCCCGCTTCTTCGGTCTAGGGCTGGGTAAAGAGAAAAATGTTGGCTTTGCGCTCTCCAGCAATAAAGAGATTGTAGCCACTCACTGGCAATTATCAGCCTAA